The following proteins come from a genomic window of Micromonospora echinofusca:
- a CDS encoding glycosyltransferase family 2 protein, whose amino-acid sequence MSLPTIPAGLSVVMPTYQDPQCLALTLRALTRQTLPPERFEVIVVRDGGSSDGYAEALAEGAGLRLRVLELAQRKGRSVARNEGARRASAPLLVFLDADSWAVPDLLERHLAWHSTPGNAAVLIGRRDEIGLADLPAVLAGESHAIARAFPHGGDLRFGTGLPDDGGEWLRAGWVIAYTHNISLSSAHFAQVGGYREAFGLSYGVEDVELFYRVDRSLPDGVNFGYDDDARVVHLPHHKNITRNWMEMKANFQQAARLYPCLEWEFLTAVMGYEAIRRILHYRALIDECVERSACAIGPAAARLAGQLRGHRTLWIGTGRAESGLPASALTFDYAAPIGRTNFHLLGVAPPMPPGSLDAVISVDFWRYLLWPELCQFISASLLLAGEVHLVATADSTPGMCAADPQTLDYLRQAQAAACTAELRAVEGLGHVLTLRALQPAAGATRRVPARTAVKARPPALAPGRSTTRG is encoded by the coding sequence ATGTCGTTGCCCACCATCCCTGCGGGGCTGAGCGTGGTGATGCCGACGTACCAGGACCCGCAGTGCCTCGCGCTGACCCTCAGGGCGCTGACCCGCCAGACGTTGCCGCCGGAACGCTTCGAGGTCATCGTGGTCCGGGACGGTGGCTCGTCCGACGGGTACGCCGAGGCCCTCGCCGAGGGCGCCGGTCTCCGCCTGCGCGTGCTGGAACTCGCCCAGCGCAAGGGCCGCTCCGTCGCCCGCAACGAGGGGGCGCGCCGTGCCTCCGCGCCCCTGCTGGTCTTCCTCGACGCCGACTCGTGGGCGGTGCCCGACCTGTTGGAGCGGCACCTGGCCTGGCACAGCACGCCCGGCAACGCGGCGGTGCTGATCGGCCGGCGGGACGAGATCGGCCTCGCGGACCTGCCCGCCGTGCTGGCCGGGGAGTCGCACGCGATCGCGCGCGCATTCCCGCACGGCGGCGACCTGCGCTTCGGGACGGGGCTCCCGGACGACGGCGGCGAGTGGCTCCGGGCCGGCTGGGTCATCGCCTACACGCACAACATCTCGCTGTCCAGCGCGCACTTCGCGCAGGTCGGTGGCTACCGGGAGGCGTTCGGCCTGAGCTACGGCGTGGAGGACGTCGAGCTGTTCTACCGCGTCGACCGCAGCCTGCCCGACGGCGTCAACTTCGGCTACGACGACGATGCCCGGGTCGTCCACCTGCCGCACCACAAGAACATCACCCGCAACTGGATGGAGATGAAGGCCAACTTCCAGCAGGCCGCCCGGCTCTATCCGTGCCTCGAGTGGGAGTTCCTCACCGCCGTCATGGGGTACGAGGCGATCCGACGGATCCTGCACTACCGGGCGCTCATCGACGAGTGCGTCGAGCGGTCGGCCTGCGCCATCGGGCCCGCCGCCGCGCGCCTCGCCGGCCAGTTGCGGGGGCACCGCACGCTCTGGATCGGCACCGGCCGCGCCGAGTCGGGGTTGCCCGCCTCGGCGCTGACCTTCGACTACGCCGCGCCCATCGGCCGGACGAACTTCCACCTGCTCGGCGTCGCCCCGCCCATGCCGCCGGGCAGCCTGGACGCGGTGATCAGCGTGGACTTCTGGCGGTACCTGCTGTGGCCGGAACTCTGCCAGTTCATCTCCGCCTCGCTGCTGCTGGCCGGCGAGGTCCACCTGGTCGCCACCGCCGACTCGACGCCGGGGATGTGCGCCGCCGACCCGCAGACGCTCGACTACCTGCGCCAGGCGCAGGCCGCGGCGTGCACGGCCGAACTGCGCGCGGTCGAGGGGCTCGGCCACGTACTGACCCTGCGGGCCCTCCAGCCCGCGGCCGGCGCCACGCGCCGGGTACCCGCTCGGACCGCCGTCAAGGCGCGACCCCCGGCACTGGCGCCGGGGCGTTCCACGACGCGGGGATAG